From one Sus scrofa isolate TJ Tabasco breed Duroc chromosome 9, Sscrofa11.1, whole genome shotgun sequence genomic stretch:
- the LOC100511466 gene encoding olfactory receptor 13-like, whose translation MGDNMTSVTEFILLGFSLDPRIQLFLFGLFFLCYAFTLLGNGVILGLISLDSRLHTPMYFFLSHLAIVDIAYACNTVPQMLINLLSPTKPISFTGCMTQTFLFLSFAHIECLLLVVMSYDRYVAICHPLRYSAIVSWRVCITLVVIPWAIGVLLSLIHLVLLLPLPFCISQKINHFFCEIMALLKLACADTHINETVVLAGAISVLLGPFSLIVISYMCIFCSILRIQSGGGQKKAFSTCSSHLCVVGLFYGTAIITYVGPRYGNPKEPKKYLLLFHSLFNPMLNPLIYTLRNLEVKGALKRVLGIKRAL comes from the coding sequence ATGGGAGACAATATGACCTCTGTCACAGAGTTCATCCTGCTGGGATTTTCTCTTGACCCAAGGATTCAGCTGTTCCTCTTTGGGCTCTTCTTCCTGTGCTATGCCTTCACCCTGCTGGGGAATGGGGTCATCCTGGGGCTCATCTCATTGGACTCCAGActgcacacccccatgtacttcttcctctcacaCCTGGCCATCGTTGACATAGCTTATGCCTGCAACACGGTGCCCCAGATGCTGATAAACCTCCTGAGTCCAACCAAGCCCATCTCCTTCACTGGCTGCATGACACAGACCTTTCTCTTTTTGAGCTTTGCTCACATTGAATGTCTTCTCCTGGTGGTGATGTCCTATGATCGGtacgtggccatctgccaccccctcCGATATTCTGCCATCGTGAGCTGGAGAGTTTGCATTACCCTGGTAGTGATTCCCTGGGCCATTGGAGTCCTTCTGTCTTTGATTCATCTAGTGTTACTTTTACCCTTACCTTTCTGTATCTCCCAGAAAATCaatcactttttctgtgaaatcaTGGCTCTACTCAAACTTGCTTGTGCAGATACCCACATTAATGAAACTGTGGTATTGGCTGGAGCAATTTCTGTGCTACTGGGACCATTCTCCTTAATTGTAATCTCATACATGTGCATCTTCTGTTCCATCCTTAGGATCCAATCTGGGGGAGGGCAAaaaaaagccttctccacctgctcatCTCACCTCTGTGTGGTTGGGCTCTTTTATGGCACAGCCATTATCACCTATGTTGGGCCCAGATATGGGAACCCCAAGGAGCCGAAGAAATATCTTCTCCTGTTTCATAGCCTTTTCAATCCCATGCTCAATCCTCTTATATACACTCTTAGAAATTTGGAAGTAAAGGGTGCCTTAAAGAGAGTGCTGGGAATAAAGAGAGCTTTATGA